From the genome of Candidatus Zixiibacteriota bacterium:
GATCGAGGGCTGGTACAACCGGGAACGCATGCACACCAGCCTGAACGATCTCAGTCCGATTGAGTTTGAGGAGCACTTGCAGGGGAAATCTATCTAACCGAGTGTCAACGAAAACGGGGGAAGATCAAAGCGACTTGAAGAGAGTCAGTGGTGACGATGGCTCCCCCGCTCAGAGTCAGGGCTTTCCCGTTGGAGCATCTGGCTCAGCGGCCGGTTTTCACTCATCCCGAGGGCGTGGAGCGCATCGACGCCGACGCAGTGGAGATCGGTCCCGGAAAGGGGGAACTCCTTCTGGCGCTGGCCGCCGGTGACAAAAATCGGCGGTTTGCCGCGATCGAAGTCAGCCATGAGCGGTTCACCAAACTGGTCCGTCGCGTAAAGGCCGCCGGACTGACGAACGTGCAACTGTTGAACGGTGACGCGCGCGTCGTGTGGCACCATTGGGTCGCTCCCGGCAGTCTGGAGCAGGTGATTGCGTTGTTCCCCGATCCATGGCCGAAGCGACGGCAGGCGTTTCACAGACTGATCACGGCGGAGTTCCTCCGGGCTGTCGCGCCGACTTTGAAGCCAGGCGGCGAGTTTCTGATCAAGACTGACGTGGCCTCGTACGCGGACGGGATTGTCGAAGAGGCGGCGATGGTGCCTGCTGTCCAGGTCGTCGTCGATACCGACAGCGACAGCCGTTGGCAGCGTGTTCCCACAACTTACTACGAGCGTATGCAGACGGCGGCCGGTCGTGCCATCCGGCGTCTGTGCCTGGTCCGCGTGTAATGAGCGGATGCCTGGAGTGAACAGTAGCATGGACCATCCCCGACGCGGCATTCTCTTGGCCAACGTGGGTTCGCCCGACAGCCCTGCTGTGCCGGATGTGCGCCGTTACCTGGGCCAGTTCCTTATGGATGAGCGGGTGATCGACCTGCCGTGGCCGCTGCGCAAGTTCATCGTCTCCGGGATGATTCTGCCGTTTCGCCCCAGGCAGTCAGCCGAGGCCTATCGCGCGATCTGGACCGATGAAGGATCGCCACTGATCGCCATCTCGCAGCGTGTCGCGGCGGCATTACGCGACCGATTGGCGATGCCGGTGGCGGCCGGGATGAGCTATGGCCGCCCATCGTTGGCTGATGGGATCAACGAATTGCGGTCGTCGGTCCCGGGAGCGCACGAAGTCCTTTTGGTCCCGATGTTCCCGCACTATGCGATGTCGACGTACGAATCTGTGGTCGTGGCCGCACGAAAGGTGCTCCTACGGACGCATCGCGATCTCAAGTTGATTGTCCGACCTCCGTTCTATGAGGACCCCGACTACATCGACGCGCTGGTCATGGCGGCGCAGGAACATCTGACCGCCGGTTTCGACCATCTGCTGTTCAGCTATCACGGTCTGCCGGAACGGCACATCCGCAAGAGCGACCCCACGCGCTCGCACTGTCTTTCGACTCCCGATTGCTGCACCACGCCATCGCCGGCACACGCCACTTGCTACCGGGCGCAGGTGTTGAAGACGACGGCGGCCTTCGTACAGCGAACCGGTCTGCGCTCCGACCAGTACTCCGTTGCCTTTCAGTCGCGACTGGGGCGCAGCCGCTGGCTGGAGCCGTGCACAAGTGACGAACTTGTGCGTTTGGCGCAAGCCGGAGTAAAACGGTTGGTGGTGATCTGCCCCGCCTTCGTGGCTGATTGCCTCGAAACGCTGGAGGAAATCGGTATCCGGGGCAGGGAGTCCTTCCGGGCAGCCGGTGGCAGCGAATTCCGTTTGATCCCGTGTTTGAATGACCATCCGAGGTGGATCGAAGTCTTGAGCGGGTGGTGTCGTTCAGATTATGCTTAGAATCGACACTTCAAGCGTGCTTGCCTGCAAGGGCCAAGGACCTTGCTTTGGTGGCGTAGGAATTCCTGTCTGCGCACGATCATGAATAGACAGGAATGTTTGCTTCACCATTCTGATTGGGCTTCCGGAACCCAAGCAACGATCCAGGGTTTGACTTATGTATGTTCAATGGAATGTGGCTCGCATCAGAGCCGTGGATAGATGGAGGGCCTCGTCGGAAATGACGTCAACACGAGAATTGCCTTGACTTTAGCTGGGACAGAGGTAGCTTCTCGCGCCGTGGTGCTCGATTTTACCATGCTTCCGGAAGGGACTGTCACCCGGGAATTCACGGTGTCGGCAAACGACTTGCATTTGCAGACGGATACGTGCATTTTTGACCGCGCCGTGAGGGTGAACCTGACGGTGCAGAAGACGCAGGATGAGCTGGTCGTGGAGGGTCGGGTCTCCACGAAGGGAACGGCGACCTGCGTGCGTTGTTTGGATGAGTTCCCGTTGGTCTTTGACGAGCCGTTTCGTGCGGTGGCCAACGTGGTTCCCGACGGGGAAGTGGCCAGGGACACCGGCGACGAGGACTTCTTCTTGTTGCCTCAAAGTGCGCCGGCTTGGGACCTGTCAGGCCTCGTACGGGAGTTTCTGCTTCTGGCCGCGCCGCACAACCCGCTCTGCCGCGTGGACTGTGCGGGATTATGCGCCGGCTGTGGCAACAACCTGAACCATGAGCCATGTGCCTGTCAAGACAAGTCGCCGAGCGGACCGTTGGCAGGACTGGAGAGATTGCTGGATGATCGACGGCGAAACAACACAAACAGGACATCGTAGCCGGCGATCGTGAACCTGGCGGAGGCCCGCCACAGAGAGAAAGAGAGAAATACTCCCGTATGCCGCTGCCGAAACGACGTCATTCGCACACACGCGGCGCCAAGCGTCGCACACACTGGAAGTTGCAGGCGCCGGAACTGTCGGTGTGTCCACAGTGTTCGAGTCTGCGACGCCCGCACCATGTCTGTCCACAATGCGGGTTCTACAACGGCCAGGAGATCGTGCCCGCGCGTTCTTCGTGAGCGCTGAACCGTCCCGGGTTTCTGTTCCCATTGCGTCCTTGCCAATACGACCGCGGTTCGATGCATGTCCCAGCCGATACCTACGATCATTCTTGACGCGATGGGCGGGGATTTCGGCCCGTCTGTCTGCGTGACGGGAGCGATCGAGGCGGTCCGTGAATCCACGACGCCGCTGCAGATCCTGCTGGTCGGCGACGAGGCGGTCCTGCGCGCGGAGCTGGCACGAAATCACCTCAACGGCGAGCGGATCGAAGTCGCTCATGCCGAGGAAGTCGTGCAGATGCACGAGGCGGCCACCGAGGGAATGCGACGGAAGAACAGCTCCATCCGGGTTGCCATGCGGCTGTTGAAGGACGGCTCGGGCGATGCCGTTGTCTCAACCGGCAACACCGGGGCGGTGATGGCCGCCGGGCTCGCCGATCTCGGGCGTCTGACCGGTGTATCCCGTCCGGCGATCGCGTGTATGTTCCCGTCCGAGACCGGCAGCACGCTTTTGTTGGACGCCGGCGCCAATCCCGTCTGCAAACCGCAGAATCTTCTCGAGTTTGCCGTAATGGGCTCGGTCTACGTGCAATCCGTCATCGGCAAAGACCGTCCCAGTGTCGGGCTGCTCTCGATCGGCGAAGAATCAAGCAAGGGAACGGAACTGACCATTAGTACGCATCGCATCCTGTCCGGCACGCCCCTGAATTTCGTCGGCAACGTCGAAGGCCGCGACATCCTGCGCGGTCGCGCCGACGTCGTCGTGTGTGACGGGTTCGTCGGGAATATCATGTTGAAGTTTGCCGAGTCGATTCAGGGGTTCCTGATCAATGCGGTGCGGCGTCAGATCAGCCGCAACTACTTCTCGCATCTGGGCGCCATTCTCATGGGGCCGTTCTTGCGCCGCATGAAGAAGACGTTCGACTATGCCGAATACGGCGGCGCGCCGCTTTTGGGTTTGGACGGCGTCTGCATGATCTGCCACGGGTCATCTTCTTCCAGAGCGATCAAGAACGCCATTTGGGCTGCAGCCAAGAGCGCCGATCACCACGTCAACCAGCACATTGTCGAGGCGCTGGCCGAGTATGCGCCGGTGCCGAACGGAGTCGGCGTTGATAACGGCCCGAGGAACGAGAAGAGCGCACCATGACACGGAATGCGGTGATACGCGGGACCGGCCACTACGCGCCGCCGACCATTCTGACGAACGCTGACTTCGAGCGGATGGTCGACACGTCCGATGCCTGGATCGTCGAGCGCACGGGAATCCGCGAGCGGCATGTCCTGAACGGTTCCGGCGACTTCGGCAACTCCGACATGGCGGTGGCGGCCGCGCGGCAGGCGCTCGATGACGCCGGTCTGGGTCCTGGTGATCTGGATGCAATTGTGATCGCCACCGTGACTCCGGATTACCAGCTGCCTTCCACGGCGACGATCGTGCAACGGAAACTGGGCGCAGGACGGGCCACGGTGTTCGACATCGTCGCGGCCTGCGCCGGCTTCATCTATGGGCTCTCGATCGCCCGGGCCTTCGTCGTCTCCGGGACTCACAAGTGCGTACTGGTGGTGGGCACGGAGTACTTGACGTCGATCACGAACTACAAGGATCGGAACACCTGCGTCCTGTTCGGCGACGGTGCCGGTGCTGCCATCGTGACACCGTCACGTCCCGGCGAAGAGGAACGCGGCATTCTCGCCACGTATCTGTCGGGCAATGGGAGGTACCAGGAGCTGCTGCACATCCCGCTCGGCGGGTCACGCCGCCCGCTGACGGCAGAGACCGTGAATGACACCGGCCGATTCATCTACATGGATGGGCGCGAGGTGTTCAAGCTGGCCGTGCGTGAGATGGCCGACGCCGCCGAGCGCGTGATGGCCGAGGCCAGTCTGACCTCCCGTGAGATTGATCTGCTGATTCCGCATCAGGCCAACATCCGGATCATCGAAGCCGTGGGCAAACGCCTGAACATCGATCCGGAGCACGTGTACGTCAACATCGAGCGGTATGGCAACACATCGTCGGCCTCGGTTCCCATTGCGCTGGATGAAGCGCGCCGCGTCGGCCGCCTGCGGCCCGGATCGACCGTGCTCTCCGTCGCCTTCGGGGGCGGACTGACGTGGGGGGCGGCGCTGTTCCGCCTGTAGTCGTCGGTCCGTCCCGACGCTCCGATCCTGTGACTTCCATCACAAGGCATCCACAGGGTATGCGCACAGCACTCCTGTTCCCTGGTCAGGCCTCCCAGTACGTGGGCATGGGAGCCGATCTGCATGCGGCCCACGCCATGGCGAGGGAGATGTACGAGACGGCACGCCGTGTCCTGGGTTATGATCTGGCGGAGTTGTCGTTTCGCGGGCCGGCGGAACGACTGGTGCAGACGATTCACACACAGCCGGCGATCTACGTGCATTCCTGCATCATGCATCGACTGGCGTCCGAGCAGGGTCTGACCTTCGAGTTTGCAGCCGGGCATTCACTGGGCGAATACTCCGCGCTCGTGGCGGCCGGTGTGCTCACGTACGAGGACGGCCTTTTGGCTGTGGCGAAGCGTGCCCAGTTCATGCAGGAAGCGTGCGATGCCCATCCAGGTACCATGGCGGCGATCCTCGGCCTCGGGTACGAAGCAGTGCAATCGGCCTGCGCCTCGGCGTCAAAGGGTGGCGAGATCGTCGTGGCGGCCAACTTCAATGCGGAGAAACAGATCGCCATCTCCGGCAGTCTGGCGGGGATCGACGTGGCCTCAGCGTTGGCCCGCGAGGCGGGAGCCAAGCGTGTCATCCCGTTGGCTGTCGGCGGCGCCTTCCATTCACCGTTGATGCATCCCGCGCCGGAGCGGCTGGCCCCCGTTCTGGACACGCTGACGTTCCGTCCGGCGCAGCGGCCGGTGGTGTTGAATGTCACGGCCGACCCAACGACCGATCCCGGCACGATCAAGTCCTGTCTCCTGAACCAGTTGATTCAACCGGTGCTCTGGTTTCCTACCATGCAGCGGCTGCAACGGGAACAGACGACGCGCCTGATCGAAGTGGGTCCAAAGAAGGTGCTGCTGGGGCTGGCCAAGACTGTGCTCGACGGGGCCGAAGCGCTCTCTTTGGATACCGTCGCCGACTTGGCGGCTTGGGCCGGGGTCGAGAGCACGGCCGGCAAGCCGTCGTGAATGTAACGTTCCATCCGAGGTCAAGATGCCCAAGTCAGTTGAGCAGCCGACCACCATTTCGTCCGACCGACGCAGGACAGAGTCGCGAATTGTCTTGATCACCGGAGGCGCCAAGGGGATCGGCGCCGCGATTGCCCGACGGCTCGGCCGCGACGGTCATCGGATCGCGATTTGTGATCGCGATGAAACGGCGCTGGGGCATCAGGCCGGGCGTCTATCCGACGCAGACATTCAGGCGATGGCGATCGCAGCCGATTTGTCCGAGCCAAAGTCGGTGGACCTGGTGTGTGGCCAAGTCGAGGAGCGGTGGGGCGTAGTCGAGATTCTCGTCAACAACGTCGGCATTACGCGGGATGGACTCGCGGTGCGCATGAGCGATGACGATTTCAATGCGGTGCTGCAACTAAACCTGGTGGCCGCATTCTCGATGTCGCGCCGATGCGCCAGGGGGATGATGAAGGCGCGGTGGGGACGGATCGTCAACATCGCCTCCGTGGTCGGACAGATGGGGAATGTCGGTCAGGCCAACTATGTCGCCGCCAAAGCGGGCATCATCGGCCTGACCAAGGCGATGGCGTTGGAGCTGGCGCCGCGCGGCATCACCGTCAACGCCGTGGCCCCGGGGTTCATCAAGACCGCCATGACGGACCAGTTGCCGGAGACGGTCAAGGACGCCT
Proteins encoded in this window:
- the rpmF gene encoding 50S ribosomal protein L32, whose product is MPLPKRRHSHTRGAKRRTHWKLQAPELSVCPQCSSLRRPHHVCPQCGFYNGQEIVPARSS
- a CDS encoding DUF177 domain-containing protein, coding for MLPEGTVTREFTVSANDLHLQTDTCIFDRAVRVNLTVQKTQDELVVEGRVSTKGTATCVRCLDEFPLVFDEPFRAVANVVPDGEVARDTGDEDFFLLPQSAPAWDLSGLVREFLLLAAPHNPLCRVDCAGLCAGCGNNLNHEPCACQDKSPSGPLAGLERLLDDRRRNNTNRTS
- the fabD gene encoding ACP S-malonyltransferase — translated: MRTALLFPGQASQYVGMGADLHAAHAMAREMYETARRVLGYDLAELSFRGPAERLVQTIHTQPAIYVHSCIMHRLASEQGLTFEFAAGHSLGEYSALVAAGVLTYEDGLLAVAKRAQFMQEACDAHPGTMAAILGLGYEAVQSACASASKGGEIVVAANFNAEKQIAISGSLAGIDVASALAREAGAKRVIPLAVGGAFHSPLMHPAPERLAPVLDTLTFRPAQRPVVLNVTADPTTDPGTIKSCLLNQLIQPVLWFPTMQRLQREQTTRLIEVGPKKVLLGLAKTVLDGAEALSLDTVADLAAWAGVESTAGKPS
- the hemH gene encoding ferrochelatase, which produces MNSSMDHPRRGILLANVGSPDSPAVPDVRRYLGQFLMDERVIDLPWPLRKFIVSGMILPFRPRQSAEAYRAIWTDEGSPLIAISQRVAAALRDRLAMPVAAGMSYGRPSLADGINELRSSVPGAHEVLLVPMFPHYAMSTYESVVVAARKVLLRTHRDLKLIVRPPFYEDPDYIDALVMAAQEHLTAGFDHLLFSYHGLPERHIRKSDPTRSHCLSTPDCCTTPSPAHATCYRAQVLKTTAAFVQRTGLRSDQYSVAFQSRLGRSRWLEPCTSDELVRLAQAGVKRLVVICPAFVADCLETLEEIGIRGRESFRAAGGSEFRLIPCLNDHPRWIEVLSGWCRSDYA
- the plsX gene encoding phosphate acyltransferase PlsX, translated to MSQPIPTIILDAMGGDFGPSVCVTGAIEAVRESTTPLQILLVGDEAVLRAELARNHLNGERIEVAHAEEVVQMHEAATEGMRRKNSSIRVAMRLLKDGSGDAVVSTGNTGAVMAAGLADLGRLTGVSRPAIACMFPSETGSTLLLDAGANPVCKPQNLLEFAVMGSVYVQSVIGKDRPSVGLLSIGEESSKGTELTISTHRILSGTPLNFVGNVEGRDILRGRADVVVCDGFVGNIMLKFAESIQGFLINAVRRQISRNYFSHLGAILMGPFLRRMKKTFDYAEYGGAPLLGLDGVCMICHGSSSSRAIKNAIWAAAKSADHHVNQHIVEALAEYAPVPNGVGVDNGPRNEKSAP
- a CDS encoding beta-ketoacyl-ACP synthase III, producing MTRNAVIRGTGHYAPPTILTNADFERMVDTSDAWIVERTGIRERHVLNGSGDFGNSDMAVAAARQALDDAGLGPGDLDAIVIATVTPDYQLPSTATIVQRKLGAGRATVFDIVAACAGFIYGLSIARAFVVSGTHKCVLVVGTEYLTSITNYKDRNTCVLFGDGAGAAIVTPSRPGEEERGILATYLSGNGRYQELLHIPLGGSRRPLTAETVNDTGRFIYMDGREVFKLAVREMADAAERVMAEASLTSREIDLLIPHQANIRIIEAVGKRLNIDPEHVYVNIERYGNTSSASVPIALDEARRVGRLRPGSTVLSVAFGGGLTWGAALFRL
- a CDS encoding tRNA (guanine-N7)-methyltransferase, which translates into the protein MAPPLRVRAFPLEHLAQRPVFTHPEGVERIDADAVEIGPGKGELLLALAAGDKNRRFAAIEVSHERFTKLVRRVKAAGLTNVQLLNGDARVVWHHWVAPGSLEQVIALFPDPWPKRRQAFHRLITAEFLRAVAPTLKPGGEFLIKTDVASYADGIVEEAAMVPAVQVVVDTDSDSRWQRVPTTYYERMQTAAGRAIRRLCLVRV
- the fabG gene encoding 3-oxoacyl-[acyl-carrier-protein] reductase, with the translated sequence MPKSVEQPTTISSDRRRTESRIVLITGGAKGIGAAIARRLGRDGHRIAICDRDETALGHQAGRLSDADIQAMAIAADLSEPKSVDLVCGQVEERWGVVEILVNNVGITRDGLAVRMSDDDFNAVLQLNLVAAFSMSRRCARGMMKARWGRIVNIASVVGQMGNVGQANYVAAKAGIIGLTKAMALELAPRGITVNAVAPGFIKTAMTDQLPETVKDAYRSRIPLARLGEPEDVAEAVAFFCSPASDYITGQTLRVDGGMVMA
- a CDS encoding IS3 family transposase; translation: MEGWYNRERMHTSLNDLSPIEFEEHLQGKSI